One genomic window of Halovivax cerinus includes the following:
- a CDS encoding queuosine precursor transporter — protein sequence MSESPGTPTLPQVALIAVFVTALVTAQLTAAKILAFSIPLSLPLTGSELVMPGAALAYALTYFASDCYTELYGKRAGQIVVNAAFAMNFVALALVLSTAAAPVYQFSPVGAGEFESVLLPAGSIVAGSSIAYLVSQNWDVWLFHRIREETGREKLWLRNIASTGTSQAIDTVIFVSVAFYIAPSVIGGDPMEFTPLAALMIGQYILKLAIALVDTPIVYAVVRLVRERSTTPTSGAVAAE from the coding sequence ATGAGTGAGTCACCCGGCACACCGACGCTCCCACAGGTGGCACTGATCGCCGTCTTCGTCACGGCGCTGGTGACCGCCCAGTTGACCGCCGCGAAGATCCTCGCGTTCTCGATCCCGCTCTCGTTGCCGCTTACGGGCAGCGAACTCGTCATGCCGGGGGCAGCCCTCGCGTACGCACTCACGTACTTCGCGAGTGACTGCTACACTGAGCTGTACGGCAAACGCGCCGGCCAGATCGTCGTCAACGCCGCGTTCGCCATGAACTTCGTCGCGCTCGCGCTGGTCCTCTCGACAGCGGCCGCTCCGGTGTATCAGTTTTCCCCCGTCGGCGCCGGCGAGTTCGAATCGGTACTGTTGCCGGCCGGTTCCATCGTCGCCGGGAGTTCGATCGCCTACCTCGTCAGCCAGAACTGGGACGTCTGGCTATTCCACCGGATCCGCGAGGAGACCGGCCGCGAAAAGCTCTGGCTTCGCAATATCGCCTCGACAGGGACGAGTCAAGCGATCGATACCGTCATCTTCGTCTCCGTCGCGTTCTACATCGCACCATCCGTCATCGGCGGCGATCCCATGGAGTTCACGCCACTCGCCGCTCTCATGATCGGCCAGTACATCCTGAAACTGGCCATCGCGCTCGTCGATACGCCGATCGTCTACGCCGTCGTCCGACTCGTCCGCGAGCGATCCACGACGCCGACGAGCGGCGCCGTCGCCGCCGAGTAA